One window of Pyrus communis chromosome 12, drPyrComm1.1, whole genome shotgun sequence genomic DNA carries:
- the LOC137709933 gene encoding uncharacterized protein isoform X1 — MVSTRRSGSLSGNNSKRSSSSEDKPPSPKRPKADNGSASEKATPGVENSKELCTLPPAAAADPGECGPEDAPVAGDGVPSGKTEAAAPAVAVTTPIAEGSSPVVEKQPRSSWSFYQKQNLSIDTPWCKLLSQSALNVNISVSAVTFTIGASRHCNFALKDHTISGALCKIKRTQREGSAVAVLESTGSKGSVQVNGTNVKRGNSFMLSPGDEVVFGSMGNHAYIFQLLLTEAAVKGAEVQGSIGKFLHLERRAGDPSAVAGASILASLSTRAEQSRWKSAAQTTSKVHPGAEVPAQSVIQDDTEIELDGLESSSTQNRGTDKAEDIGAIDKNLTPDCNPDSSIEAGNVKLSGMNDLLRPLLRMLARSPSYKLKLSKGICKQVLEERNEWTRDLQSASTSGMSLRCVAFKEGLHAGILDGKSIDVSFDNFPYYLSENTKKVLIAASFIHLKHKEHVKYTSELTAVNPRILLSGPSGSEIYQEMLAKALAQYFGAKLLIFDSHSFLGGLSSKEAELLRDGLSAEKLCSLTKQRPALPDLAKNTDLSSSETEAPGSSNALNDLESQPKMENDTLPSSSGASRNYLFKIGDRVRFIASGALYATSSSLRGPVIGMRGEVVLLFEDNPLSKVGVKFDKPIPDGVDLGGLCKGNGYFCNVSDLRLETTGAEDLDKLLINTLFEAVISESRSSPFILFMKDAEKSLVGNSDSFSTFRARLDKLPDNVVVIGSHTQTDSRKEKSHPGGLLFTKFGSNQTALLDLAFPDSFGRLHERGKEVPKATKLLSKLFPNKVTIHMPQDEALLVSWKQQLDRDVETLKMKGNLNLLRTVLGRCGLECEGLETLCIKDQTLTNESSDKVVGWALNHHLMQNPEADPETKVVLSAESIQYGLEILQALQNETKSLKKSLKDVVTENEFEKRLLADVIPPSDIGVTFDDIGALENVKDTLKELVMLPLQRPELFCKGQLTKPCKGILLFGPPGTGKTMLAKAVATEAGANFINISMSSITSKWFGEGEKYVKAVFSLASKIAPSVVFVDEVDSMLGRRENPGEHEAMRKMKNEFMVNWDGLRTKETERVLVLAATNRPFDLDEAVIRRLPRRLMVNLPDAPNRAKILKVILAKEDLSPTIDFDAIASMTDGYSGSDLKNLCVTSAHRPIKEILEKEKKEHAVAVAEGRPAPALSGSADIRPLNMDDFKDAHERVCASVSSESVNMTELLQWNELYGEGGSRRKKALSYFM, encoded by the exons atgGTTTCAACGAGGCGAAGTGGATCCCTCTCCGGGAACAACAGCAAACGATCGTCGTCTTCCGAGGACAAGCCACCGTCGCCGAAACGACCGAAG GCGGATAATGGTAGTGCTTCGGAGAAAGCGACTCCTGGGGTGGAGAATTCGAAGGAGCTGTGCACGCTTCCGCCGGCGGCGGCTGCCGATCCCGGAGAATGTGGTCCCGAAGATGCGCCGGTCGCCGGAGACGGCGTGCCTTCTGGAAAGACCGAAGCTGCTGCGCCAGCTGTGGCGGTGACGACACCGATCGCCGAAG GGTCTTCGCCGGTGGTGGAAAAGCAACCGAGGAGTTCCTGGAGTTTCTATCAGAAGCAGAACCTGAGTATCGATACGCCTTGGTGCAAGCTTTTGTCACAGTCTGCACTG aatgtaaatatttcTGTTAGTGCAGTAACATTCACAATTGGTGCAAGCAGACATTGCAATTTTGCTCTGAAGGATCATACCATTAGTGGGGCTCTGTGCAAGATCAAGCGCACACAG CGTGAGGGCAGTGCTGTAGCAGTTCTTGAAAGTACGGGAAGCAAGGGATCAGTGCAAGTAAATGGGACAAATGTCAAGAGAGGCAACAGTTTCATGCTTAGCCCGGGTGATGAAGTTGTCTTTGGTTCAATGGGCAACCATGCTTAT ATTTTTCAGCTACTGCTGACTGAGGCTGCAGTTAAGGGTGCAGAGGTTCAAGGCAGTATTGGAAAATTTTTGCATCTTGAAAGGAGGGCAGGAGATCCTTCAGCTGTGGCTGGGGCTTCCATACTGGCTTCTCTTAGCACGAGGGCAGAACAATCACGATGGAAGTCCGCAGCTCAGACCACCAGTAAAGTTCACCCCGGTGCTGAGGTACCAGCTCAGTCTGTCATTCAAGATGATACAGAAATTGAGCTTGATGGTCTCGAAAGCAGCTCAACTCAAAATAGAGGGACTGACAAGGCTGAAGATATTGGAGCAATAGACAAGAATCTCACTCCAGACTGCAACCCCGATTCTAGCATAGAGGCAGGCAATGTAAAACTTTCTgggatgaatgatttgctaagGCCTTTATTGAGGATGTTAGCTCGATCACCTAGTTATAAACTAAAATTGAGCAAAGGTATCTGTAAACAGGTATTGGAAGAAAGAAACGAGTGGACGAGGGATTTGCAATCAGCATCAACATCAGGCATGTCTCTCCGGTGTGTTGCATTTAAAGAAGGCCTTCATGCAGGAATTCTTGATGGCAAAAGCATAGATGTCTCCTTTGATAACTTCCCATACTATTTGAG TGAGAATACGAAGAAAGTGTTGATTGCAGCCTCATTTATCCACTTGAAACATAAAGAGCATGTGAAGTATACCTCAGAGCTTACAGCTGTGAACCCTCGCATTTTGCTCTCTGGTCCTTCAG GGTCTGAGATATATCAGGAGATGTTGGCAAAGGCTCTTGCGCAGTATTTTGGGGCTAAGTTGCTCATATTTGATAGCCACTCTTTTTTGGgt GGTTTATCATCAAAGGAAGCTGAGCTGCTCAGGGATGGATTGAGTGCAGAAAAACTCTGCAGCTTGACCAAACAAAGGCCCGCACTCCCAGACTTGGCCAAGAACACTGATCTTTCATCTTCTGAAACAGAGGCACCGGGATCTTCAAATGCACTGAATGACCTGGAATCCCAACCAAAAATGGAGAATGACACCCTCCCATCTTCCTCGGGGGCATCGAGGAATTACTTGTTTAAAATAG GTGACAGAGTAAGATTTATTGCTTCAGGTGCCTTATATGCTACATCATCTTCTTTACG GGGCCCAGTGATTGGAATGCGTGGAGAGGTTGTGCTGCTTTTTGAGGACAATCCTTTGTCAAAAGTTGGCGTAAAGTTTGATAAACCAATACCTGATGGTGTTGATCTTGGGGGTCTATGTAAAGGCAATGGATACTTCTGCAATG TCTCTGATCTTCGATTGGAAACCACGGGCGCAGAAGATTTGGACAAGTTACTTATCAACACATTGTTTGAG GCTGTAATAAGTGAGAGCAGAAGTTCACCTTTCATTTTGTTCATGAAAGATGCTGAGAAGTCCCTGGTAGGAAATTCTGATTCATTTTCCACATTCAGAGCGAGACTTGATAAGCTTCCAGATAATGTGGTTGTAATTGGTTCTCACACTCAAACTGACAGTCGCAAGGAGAAG TCGCACCCTGGTGGTTTGCTTTTCACAAAGTTTGGCAGCAATCAAACTGCTCTTCTTGACTTGGCTTTCCCG GATAGTTTTGGAAGACTACATGAGAGAGGGAAAGAAGTTCCGAAGGCGACAAAACTTCTGTCTAAACTCTTTCCCAATAAAGTTACCATTCATATGCCGCAG GATGAAGCACTTCTTGTCTCGTGGAAGCAACAATTGGATCGAGATGTTGAAACCCTAAAAATGAAGGGAAACTTGAATCTCTTGCGCACT GTTCTGGGTCGATGTGGACTAGAGTGTGAAGGACTTGAGACACTATGCATCAAGGATCAAACACTTACCAACGAAA GTTCAGACAAGGTAGTTGGATGGGCTCTAAACCATCATTTAATGCAGAATCCTGAAGCTGATCCAGAAACAAAAGTTGTTCTATCTGCGGAGAG CATCCAGTATGGACTTGAAATTTTACAGGCTCTCCAGAATGAAACGAAGAGTTTGAAGAAGTCACTTAAG GATGTTGTAACAGAAAATGAATTTGAGAAAAGGCTGTTagctgatgttattccacctaGTGACATTGGAGTTACGTTTGATGATATTGGAGCCCTTGAGAATGTGAAGGATACATTGAAGGAGTTGGTGATGCTTCCTTTACAAAGGCCTGAGCTTTTCTGCAAGGGGCAATTAACCAAG CCTTGCAAGGGTATCCTTTTATTTGGTCCCCCTGGAACAGGCAAGACAATGCTTGCGAAGGCTGTGGCTACGGAAGCTGGTGCAAACTTTATCAACATATCCATGTCGAGCATCACATCTAAG TGGTTTGGTGAGGGTGAGAAATACGTGAAAGCTGTTTTCTCGCTGGCCAGTAAAATTGCGCCTAGTGTTGTATTCGTAGATGAA GTGGACAGTATGTTGGGCCGACGGGAAAATCCAGGGGAGCATGAGGCAATGCGTAAGATGAAGAATGAATTTATGGTAAATTGGGATGGTTTACGAACAAAAGAAACAGAGCGAGTTCTTGTACTGGCAGCCACAAATAGgccttttgaccttgatgaggCTGTAATTCGAAGACTGCCACGCAG GTTGATGGTAAATTTGCCAGATGCTCCGAATAGAGCAAAAATATTGAAAGTCATACTGGCAAAAGAGGACTTGTCTCCCACTATTGATTTTGATGCTATTGCGAGCATGACGGATGGGTATTCTGGAAGTGACCTCAAG AATCTTTGTGTAACTTCTGCACATCGTCCAATTAAAGAGATtttggagaaggaaaaaaag
- the LOC137709933 gene encoding uncharacterized protein isoform X2 — protein sequence MVSTRRSGSLSGNNSKRSSSSEDKPPSPKRPKADNGSASEKATPGVENSKELCTLPPAAAADPGECGPEDAPVAGDGVPSGKTEAAAPAVAVTTPIAEGSSPVVEKQPRSSWSFYQKQNLSIDTPWCKLLSQSALNVNISVSAVTFTIGASRHCNFALKDHTISGALCKIKRTQREGSAVAVLESTGSKGSVQVNGTNVKRGNSFMLSPGDEVVFGSMGNHAYIFQLLLTEAAVKGAEVQGSIGKFLHLERRAGDPSAVAGASILASLSTRAEQSRWKSAAQTTSKVHPGAEVPAQSVIQDDTEIELDGLESSSTQNRGTDKAEDIGAIDKNLTPDCNPDSSIEAGNVLEERNEWTRDLQSASTSGMSLRCVAFKEGLHAGILDGKSIDVSFDNFPYYLSENTKKVLIAASFIHLKHKEHVKYTSELTAVNPRILLSGPSGSEIYQEMLAKALAQYFGAKLLIFDSHSFLGGLSSKEAELLRDGLSAEKLCSLTKQRPALPDLAKNTDLSSSETEAPGSSNALNDLESQPKMENDTLPSSSGASRNYLFKIGDRVRFIASGALYATSSSLRGPVIGMRGEVVLLFEDNPLSKVGVKFDKPIPDGVDLGGLCKGNGYFCNVSDLRLETTGAEDLDKLLINTLFEAVISESRSSPFILFMKDAEKSLVGNSDSFSTFRARLDKLPDNVVVIGSHTQTDSRKEKSHPGGLLFTKFGSNQTALLDLAFPDSFGRLHERGKEVPKATKLLSKLFPNKVTIHMPQDEALLVSWKQQLDRDVETLKMKGNLNLLRTVLGRCGLECEGLETLCIKDQTLTNESSDKVVGWALNHHLMQNPEADPETKVVLSAESIQYGLEILQALQNETKSLKKSLKDVVTENEFEKRLLADVIPPSDIGVTFDDIGALENVKDTLKELVMLPLQRPELFCKGQLTKPCKGILLFGPPGTGKTMLAKAVATEAGANFINISMSSITSKWFGEGEKYVKAVFSLASKIAPSVVFVDEVDSMLGRRENPGEHEAMRKMKNEFMVNWDGLRTKETERVLVLAATNRPFDLDEAVIRRLPRRLMVNLPDAPNRAKILKVILAKEDLSPTIDFDAIASMTDGYSGSDLKNLCVTSAHRPIKEILEKEKKEHAVAVAEGRPAPALSGSADIRPLNMDDFKDAHERVCASVSSESVNMTELLQWNELYGEGGSRRKKALSYFM from the exons atgGTTTCAACGAGGCGAAGTGGATCCCTCTCCGGGAACAACAGCAAACGATCGTCGTCTTCCGAGGACAAGCCACCGTCGCCGAAACGACCGAAG GCGGATAATGGTAGTGCTTCGGAGAAAGCGACTCCTGGGGTGGAGAATTCGAAGGAGCTGTGCACGCTTCCGCCGGCGGCGGCTGCCGATCCCGGAGAATGTGGTCCCGAAGATGCGCCGGTCGCCGGAGACGGCGTGCCTTCTGGAAAGACCGAAGCTGCTGCGCCAGCTGTGGCGGTGACGACACCGATCGCCGAAG GGTCTTCGCCGGTGGTGGAAAAGCAACCGAGGAGTTCCTGGAGTTTCTATCAGAAGCAGAACCTGAGTATCGATACGCCTTGGTGCAAGCTTTTGTCACAGTCTGCACTG aatgtaaatatttcTGTTAGTGCAGTAACATTCACAATTGGTGCAAGCAGACATTGCAATTTTGCTCTGAAGGATCATACCATTAGTGGGGCTCTGTGCAAGATCAAGCGCACACAG CGTGAGGGCAGTGCTGTAGCAGTTCTTGAAAGTACGGGAAGCAAGGGATCAGTGCAAGTAAATGGGACAAATGTCAAGAGAGGCAACAGTTTCATGCTTAGCCCGGGTGATGAAGTTGTCTTTGGTTCAATGGGCAACCATGCTTAT ATTTTTCAGCTACTGCTGACTGAGGCTGCAGTTAAGGGTGCAGAGGTTCAAGGCAGTATTGGAAAATTTTTGCATCTTGAAAGGAGGGCAGGAGATCCTTCAGCTGTGGCTGGGGCTTCCATACTGGCTTCTCTTAGCACGAGGGCAGAACAATCACGATGGAAGTCCGCAGCTCAGACCACCAGTAAAGTTCACCCCGGTGCTGAGGTACCAGCTCAGTCTGTCATTCAAGATGATACAGAAATTGAGCTTGATGGTCTCGAAAGCAGCTCAACTCAAAATAGAGGGACTGACAAGGCTGAAGATATTGGAGCAATAGACAAGAATCTCACTCCAGACTGCAACCCCGATTCTAGCATAGAGGCAGGCAAT GTATTGGAAGAAAGAAACGAGTGGACGAGGGATTTGCAATCAGCATCAACATCAGGCATGTCTCTCCGGTGTGTTGCATTTAAAGAAGGCCTTCATGCAGGAATTCTTGATGGCAAAAGCATAGATGTCTCCTTTGATAACTTCCCATACTATTTGAG TGAGAATACGAAGAAAGTGTTGATTGCAGCCTCATTTATCCACTTGAAACATAAAGAGCATGTGAAGTATACCTCAGAGCTTACAGCTGTGAACCCTCGCATTTTGCTCTCTGGTCCTTCAG GGTCTGAGATATATCAGGAGATGTTGGCAAAGGCTCTTGCGCAGTATTTTGGGGCTAAGTTGCTCATATTTGATAGCCACTCTTTTTTGGgt GGTTTATCATCAAAGGAAGCTGAGCTGCTCAGGGATGGATTGAGTGCAGAAAAACTCTGCAGCTTGACCAAACAAAGGCCCGCACTCCCAGACTTGGCCAAGAACACTGATCTTTCATCTTCTGAAACAGAGGCACCGGGATCTTCAAATGCACTGAATGACCTGGAATCCCAACCAAAAATGGAGAATGACACCCTCCCATCTTCCTCGGGGGCATCGAGGAATTACTTGTTTAAAATAG GTGACAGAGTAAGATTTATTGCTTCAGGTGCCTTATATGCTACATCATCTTCTTTACG GGGCCCAGTGATTGGAATGCGTGGAGAGGTTGTGCTGCTTTTTGAGGACAATCCTTTGTCAAAAGTTGGCGTAAAGTTTGATAAACCAATACCTGATGGTGTTGATCTTGGGGGTCTATGTAAAGGCAATGGATACTTCTGCAATG TCTCTGATCTTCGATTGGAAACCACGGGCGCAGAAGATTTGGACAAGTTACTTATCAACACATTGTTTGAG GCTGTAATAAGTGAGAGCAGAAGTTCACCTTTCATTTTGTTCATGAAAGATGCTGAGAAGTCCCTGGTAGGAAATTCTGATTCATTTTCCACATTCAGAGCGAGACTTGATAAGCTTCCAGATAATGTGGTTGTAATTGGTTCTCACACTCAAACTGACAGTCGCAAGGAGAAG TCGCACCCTGGTGGTTTGCTTTTCACAAAGTTTGGCAGCAATCAAACTGCTCTTCTTGACTTGGCTTTCCCG GATAGTTTTGGAAGACTACATGAGAGAGGGAAAGAAGTTCCGAAGGCGACAAAACTTCTGTCTAAACTCTTTCCCAATAAAGTTACCATTCATATGCCGCAG GATGAAGCACTTCTTGTCTCGTGGAAGCAACAATTGGATCGAGATGTTGAAACCCTAAAAATGAAGGGAAACTTGAATCTCTTGCGCACT GTTCTGGGTCGATGTGGACTAGAGTGTGAAGGACTTGAGACACTATGCATCAAGGATCAAACACTTACCAACGAAA GTTCAGACAAGGTAGTTGGATGGGCTCTAAACCATCATTTAATGCAGAATCCTGAAGCTGATCCAGAAACAAAAGTTGTTCTATCTGCGGAGAG CATCCAGTATGGACTTGAAATTTTACAGGCTCTCCAGAATGAAACGAAGAGTTTGAAGAAGTCACTTAAG GATGTTGTAACAGAAAATGAATTTGAGAAAAGGCTGTTagctgatgttattccacctaGTGACATTGGAGTTACGTTTGATGATATTGGAGCCCTTGAGAATGTGAAGGATACATTGAAGGAGTTGGTGATGCTTCCTTTACAAAGGCCTGAGCTTTTCTGCAAGGGGCAATTAACCAAG CCTTGCAAGGGTATCCTTTTATTTGGTCCCCCTGGAACAGGCAAGACAATGCTTGCGAAGGCTGTGGCTACGGAAGCTGGTGCAAACTTTATCAACATATCCATGTCGAGCATCACATCTAAG TGGTTTGGTGAGGGTGAGAAATACGTGAAAGCTGTTTTCTCGCTGGCCAGTAAAATTGCGCCTAGTGTTGTATTCGTAGATGAA GTGGACAGTATGTTGGGCCGACGGGAAAATCCAGGGGAGCATGAGGCAATGCGTAAGATGAAGAATGAATTTATGGTAAATTGGGATGGTTTACGAACAAAAGAAACAGAGCGAGTTCTTGTACTGGCAGCCACAAATAGgccttttgaccttgatgaggCTGTAATTCGAAGACTGCCACGCAG GTTGATGGTAAATTTGCCAGATGCTCCGAATAGAGCAAAAATATTGAAAGTCATACTGGCAAAAGAGGACTTGTCTCCCACTATTGATTTTGATGCTATTGCGAGCATGACGGATGGGTATTCTGGAAGTGACCTCAAG AATCTTTGTGTAACTTCTGCACATCGTCCAATTAAAGAGATtttggagaaggaaaaaaag
- the LOC137709933 gene encoding uncharacterized protein isoform X3 → MVSTRRSGSLSGNNSKRSSSSEDKPPSPKRPKADNGSASEKATPGVENSKELCTLPPAAAADPGECGPEDAPVAGDGVPSGKTEAAAPAVAVTTPIAEGSSPVVEKQPRSSWSFYQKQNLSIDTPWCKLLSQSALNVNISVSAVTFTIGASRHCNFALKDHTISGALCKIKRTQREGSAVAVLESTGSKGSVQVNGTNVKRGNSFMLSPGDEVVFGSMGNHAYIFQLLLTEAAVKGAEVQGSIGKFLHLERRAGDPSAVAGASILASLSTRAEQSRWKSAAQTTSKVHPGAEVPAQSVIQDDTEIELDGLESSSTQNRGTDKAEDIGAIDKNLTPDCNPDSSIEVLEERNEWTRDLQSASTSGMSLRCVAFKEGLHAGILDGKSIDVSFDNFPYYLSENTKKVLIAASFIHLKHKEHVKYTSELTAVNPRILLSGPSGSEIYQEMLAKALAQYFGAKLLIFDSHSFLGGLSSKEAELLRDGLSAEKLCSLTKQRPALPDLAKNTDLSSSETEAPGSSNALNDLESQPKMENDTLPSSSGASRNYLFKIGDRVRFIASGALYATSSSLRGPVIGMRGEVVLLFEDNPLSKVGVKFDKPIPDGVDLGGLCKGNGYFCNVSDLRLETTGAEDLDKLLINTLFEAVISESRSSPFILFMKDAEKSLVGNSDSFSTFRARLDKLPDNVVVIGSHTQTDSRKEKSHPGGLLFTKFGSNQTALLDLAFPDSFGRLHERGKEVPKATKLLSKLFPNKVTIHMPQDEALLVSWKQQLDRDVETLKMKGNLNLLRTVLGRCGLECEGLETLCIKDQTLTNESSDKVVGWALNHHLMQNPEADPETKVVLSAESIQYGLEILQALQNETKSLKKSLKDVVTENEFEKRLLADVIPPSDIGVTFDDIGALENVKDTLKELVMLPLQRPELFCKGQLTKPCKGILLFGPPGTGKTMLAKAVATEAGANFINISMSSITSKWFGEGEKYVKAVFSLASKIAPSVVFVDEVDSMLGRRENPGEHEAMRKMKNEFMVNWDGLRTKETERVLVLAATNRPFDLDEAVIRRLPRRLMVNLPDAPNRAKILKVILAKEDLSPTIDFDAIASMTDGYSGSDLKNLCVTSAHRPIKEILEKEKKEHAVAVAEGRPAPALSGSADIRPLNMDDFKDAHERVCASVSSESVNMTELLQWNELYGEGGSRRKKALSYFM, encoded by the exons atgGTTTCAACGAGGCGAAGTGGATCCCTCTCCGGGAACAACAGCAAACGATCGTCGTCTTCCGAGGACAAGCCACCGTCGCCGAAACGACCGAAG GCGGATAATGGTAGTGCTTCGGAGAAAGCGACTCCTGGGGTGGAGAATTCGAAGGAGCTGTGCACGCTTCCGCCGGCGGCGGCTGCCGATCCCGGAGAATGTGGTCCCGAAGATGCGCCGGTCGCCGGAGACGGCGTGCCTTCTGGAAAGACCGAAGCTGCTGCGCCAGCTGTGGCGGTGACGACACCGATCGCCGAAG GGTCTTCGCCGGTGGTGGAAAAGCAACCGAGGAGTTCCTGGAGTTTCTATCAGAAGCAGAACCTGAGTATCGATACGCCTTGGTGCAAGCTTTTGTCACAGTCTGCACTG aatgtaaatatttcTGTTAGTGCAGTAACATTCACAATTGGTGCAAGCAGACATTGCAATTTTGCTCTGAAGGATCATACCATTAGTGGGGCTCTGTGCAAGATCAAGCGCACACAG CGTGAGGGCAGTGCTGTAGCAGTTCTTGAAAGTACGGGAAGCAAGGGATCAGTGCAAGTAAATGGGACAAATGTCAAGAGAGGCAACAGTTTCATGCTTAGCCCGGGTGATGAAGTTGTCTTTGGTTCAATGGGCAACCATGCTTAT ATTTTTCAGCTACTGCTGACTGAGGCTGCAGTTAAGGGTGCAGAGGTTCAAGGCAGTATTGGAAAATTTTTGCATCTTGAAAGGAGGGCAGGAGATCCTTCAGCTGTGGCTGGGGCTTCCATACTGGCTTCTCTTAGCACGAGGGCAGAACAATCACGATGGAAGTCCGCAGCTCAGACCACCAGTAAAGTTCACCCCGGTGCTGAGGTACCAGCTCAGTCTGTCATTCAAGATGATACAGAAATTGAGCTTGATGGTCTCGAAAGCAGCTCAACTCAAAATAGAGGGACTGACAAGGCTGAAGATATTGGAGCAATAGACAAGAATCTCACTCCAGACTGCAACCCCGATTCTAGCATAGAG GTATTGGAAGAAAGAAACGAGTGGACGAGGGATTTGCAATCAGCATCAACATCAGGCATGTCTCTCCGGTGTGTTGCATTTAAAGAAGGCCTTCATGCAGGAATTCTTGATGGCAAAAGCATAGATGTCTCCTTTGATAACTTCCCATACTATTTGAG TGAGAATACGAAGAAAGTGTTGATTGCAGCCTCATTTATCCACTTGAAACATAAAGAGCATGTGAAGTATACCTCAGAGCTTACAGCTGTGAACCCTCGCATTTTGCTCTCTGGTCCTTCAG GGTCTGAGATATATCAGGAGATGTTGGCAAAGGCTCTTGCGCAGTATTTTGGGGCTAAGTTGCTCATATTTGATAGCCACTCTTTTTTGGgt GGTTTATCATCAAAGGAAGCTGAGCTGCTCAGGGATGGATTGAGTGCAGAAAAACTCTGCAGCTTGACCAAACAAAGGCCCGCACTCCCAGACTTGGCCAAGAACACTGATCTTTCATCTTCTGAAACAGAGGCACCGGGATCTTCAAATGCACTGAATGACCTGGAATCCCAACCAAAAATGGAGAATGACACCCTCCCATCTTCCTCGGGGGCATCGAGGAATTACTTGTTTAAAATAG GTGACAGAGTAAGATTTATTGCTTCAGGTGCCTTATATGCTACATCATCTTCTTTACG GGGCCCAGTGATTGGAATGCGTGGAGAGGTTGTGCTGCTTTTTGAGGACAATCCTTTGTCAAAAGTTGGCGTAAAGTTTGATAAACCAATACCTGATGGTGTTGATCTTGGGGGTCTATGTAAAGGCAATGGATACTTCTGCAATG TCTCTGATCTTCGATTGGAAACCACGGGCGCAGAAGATTTGGACAAGTTACTTATCAACACATTGTTTGAG GCTGTAATAAGTGAGAGCAGAAGTTCACCTTTCATTTTGTTCATGAAAGATGCTGAGAAGTCCCTGGTAGGAAATTCTGATTCATTTTCCACATTCAGAGCGAGACTTGATAAGCTTCCAGATAATGTGGTTGTAATTGGTTCTCACACTCAAACTGACAGTCGCAAGGAGAAG TCGCACCCTGGTGGTTTGCTTTTCACAAAGTTTGGCAGCAATCAAACTGCTCTTCTTGACTTGGCTTTCCCG GATAGTTTTGGAAGACTACATGAGAGAGGGAAAGAAGTTCCGAAGGCGACAAAACTTCTGTCTAAACTCTTTCCCAATAAAGTTACCATTCATATGCCGCAG GATGAAGCACTTCTTGTCTCGTGGAAGCAACAATTGGATCGAGATGTTGAAACCCTAAAAATGAAGGGAAACTTGAATCTCTTGCGCACT GTTCTGGGTCGATGTGGACTAGAGTGTGAAGGACTTGAGACACTATGCATCAAGGATCAAACACTTACCAACGAAA GTTCAGACAAGGTAGTTGGATGGGCTCTAAACCATCATTTAATGCAGAATCCTGAAGCTGATCCAGAAACAAAAGTTGTTCTATCTGCGGAGAG CATCCAGTATGGACTTGAAATTTTACAGGCTCTCCAGAATGAAACGAAGAGTTTGAAGAAGTCACTTAAG GATGTTGTAACAGAAAATGAATTTGAGAAAAGGCTGTTagctgatgttattccacctaGTGACATTGGAGTTACGTTTGATGATATTGGAGCCCTTGAGAATGTGAAGGATACATTGAAGGAGTTGGTGATGCTTCCTTTACAAAGGCCTGAGCTTTTCTGCAAGGGGCAATTAACCAAG CCTTGCAAGGGTATCCTTTTATTTGGTCCCCCTGGAACAGGCAAGACAATGCTTGCGAAGGCTGTGGCTACGGAAGCTGGTGCAAACTTTATCAACATATCCATGTCGAGCATCACATCTAAG TGGTTTGGTGAGGGTGAGAAATACGTGAAAGCTGTTTTCTCGCTGGCCAGTAAAATTGCGCCTAGTGTTGTATTCGTAGATGAA GTGGACAGTATGTTGGGCCGACGGGAAAATCCAGGGGAGCATGAGGCAATGCGTAAGATGAAGAATGAATTTATGGTAAATTGGGATGGTTTACGAACAAAAGAAACAGAGCGAGTTCTTGTACTGGCAGCCACAAATAGgccttttgaccttgatgaggCTGTAATTCGAAGACTGCCACGCAG GTTGATGGTAAATTTGCCAGATGCTCCGAATAGAGCAAAAATATTGAAAGTCATACTGGCAAAAGAGGACTTGTCTCCCACTATTGATTTTGATGCTATTGCGAGCATGACGGATGGGTATTCTGGAAGTGACCTCAAG AATCTTTGTGTAACTTCTGCACATCGTCCAATTAAAGAGATtttggagaaggaaaaaaag